Proteins from one Ramlibacter sp. PS4R-6 genomic window:
- a CDS encoding SDR family NAD(P)-dependent oxidoreductase: MDPKGKIAIVTGAGSGLGRATCDELKAAGATVFAFERDESRLDSLREAGIEALHVDVASEASVRDAVAHVTSRAGALHVAVNCAGILRAAKTIARGEVFPLKDWDDSIAVNLTGTFNVVRFAALAMSANNPDADTGERGVIVNVASGAATQGQVGQAAYSASKAGVMGMTLPLARDLAEHAIRVVAIAPGLFDTAMVAGMTDKVRDAIIDRMVLYPKRRGRPGEFARLVRHVVENEYINATMLDIDAGVRTTPR; encoded by the coding sequence ATGGACCCGAAAGGAAAGATCGCCATCGTGACCGGCGCCGGCTCGGGCCTGGGCCGCGCGACATGCGACGAACTGAAGGCAGCGGGCGCCACCGTGTTCGCGTTCGAGCGCGACGAAAGCCGCCTGGACTCGCTGCGCGAGGCAGGCATCGAGGCATTGCACGTGGACGTCGCGTCCGAAGCGTCGGTGCGCGATGCCGTGGCGCACGTCACGTCGCGTGCGGGTGCGCTGCACGTCGCGGTGAACTGCGCGGGCATCCTGCGCGCGGCCAAGACGATCGCCCGCGGTGAGGTGTTTCCGCTGAAGGACTGGGACGACAGCATCGCCGTCAACCTGACGGGCACGTTCAACGTCGTGCGCTTCGCGGCGCTCGCGATGAGCGCCAACAACCCCGACGCAGACACGGGCGAGCGCGGCGTGATCGTGAACGTGGCATCGGGTGCGGCGACGCAGGGCCAGGTGGGCCAGGCGGCCTACAGCGCCAGCAAGGCCGGCGTCATGGGCATGACCCTCCCCCTCGCGCGCGACCTGGCGGAGCATGCGATCCGCGTCGTCGCGATCGCGCCCGGCCTGTTCGACACGGCCATGGTGGCCGGCATGACGGACAAGGTGCGCGACGCGATCATCGACAGGATGGTGCTCTACCCGAAGCGGCGTGGGCGGCCCGGGGAATTCGCGCGGCTGGTGCGCCACGTCGTCGAGAACGAATACATCAACGCGACCATGCTGGACATCGACGCCGGGGTGAGGACGACGCCGCGATGA
- a CDS encoding cold-shock protein translates to MTDNNNSQTGTVKWFNEGKGYGFITPDGGGKDLFAHFREIQGAQGFKTLAENARVQFEVTQGAKGPQASNIRTIA, encoded by the coding sequence ATGACCGACAACAACAACAGCCAGACCGGCACCGTGAAATGGTTCAACGAGGGCAAGGGCTACGGCTTCATCACGCCCGATGGCGGCGGCAAGGACCTGTTCGCGCATTTCCGCGAGATCCAGGGCGCCCAGGGCTTCAAGACGCTCGCCGAGAACGCGCGCGTGCAGTTCGAGGTGACGCAGGGCGCCAAGGGCCCGCAGGCCTCCAACATCCGAACGATCGCCTGA
- a CDS encoding thiolase family protein, protein MNAEPVFVVGVGHTPFGKHADLSLRELAQRATVEAMNDAGIELAALQAAFFSNATQGHMEGQEMIRGEIVLRSLGVGGIPVFNVENACASASSAFKLAVNALRAGDADVALALGAEKMFSPDRERMMSVFDGAWDVATAKENARRLAELGAGVDVPPGTTSPRPYSVFMDVYAAFARFHMKRFGTTQRQLAAVAAKNHEHSAANPLSQYRKVFTVDEVLAAPPITYPLTLPMCSPISDGAAAAVVATREGMRRLGLDARRAVRVLACVVQSGSDRAADEVERHCTALAAKRAYEVAGLGPKEIDVAEVHDATAMGEIIQVENLGFCGYGDGGPLAERGETRIGGRIPVNPSGGLESKGHPIGATGLGQIHELVKQLRGEAGARQVNGARTAIAENGGGLHGIEEAVACITILQRAQP, encoded by the coding sequence ATGAACGCGGAACCCGTCTTCGTTGTCGGCGTCGGGCATACGCCGTTCGGCAAGCACGCCGACCTTTCGCTGCGCGAGCTCGCACAGCGCGCCACCGTCGAGGCGATGAACGATGCCGGCATCGAACTCGCCGCGCTGCAGGCCGCCTTCTTTTCCAATGCGACCCAGGGCCACATGGAAGGCCAGGAGATGATCCGCGGCGAGATCGTGCTGCGCAGCCTGGGCGTGGGCGGCATCCCGGTCTTCAACGTGGAGAACGCCTGCGCCAGTGCCAGCTCCGCATTCAAGCTTGCCGTCAACGCATTGCGCGCGGGCGACGCCGACGTGGCGCTGGCGCTGGGCGCCGAGAAGATGTTCTCGCCGGACCGCGAACGCATGATGAGCGTGTTCGACGGGGCGTGGGACGTCGCGACCGCGAAAGAGAATGCGCGGCGGCTCGCCGAGCTGGGCGCGGGCGTGGACGTGCCGCCCGGCACCACCTCGCCTCGCCCCTACAGCGTCTTCATGGACGTCTATGCCGCCTTCGCGCGCTTCCACATGAAGCGCTTCGGCACCACGCAGCGCCAGCTGGCGGCGGTCGCCGCGAAGAACCACGAACACTCCGCCGCGAACCCGCTGTCGCAGTACCGCAAGGTGTTCACCGTCGACGAAGTGCTCGCGGCGCCGCCCATCACGTACCCGCTGACGCTGCCGATGTGCTCGCCGATCTCGGACGGCGCCGCCGCGGCCGTCGTCGCGACCCGCGAGGGCATGCGGCGGCTGGGTCTCGACGCGAGGCGCGCCGTTCGCGTTCTCGCTTGCGTCGTGCAGTCCGGCAGCGATCGCGCGGCCGACGAGGTGGAGCGCCACTGCACCGCGCTCGCCGCGAAGCGCGCCTACGAAGTCGCGGGGCTGGGGCCGAAAGAGATCGACGTCGCCGAAGTGCACGACGCAACGGCGATGGGGGAGATCATCCAGGTGGAAAACCTGGGCTTCTGCGGCTACGGCGACGGCGGCCCGCTCGCCGAGCGCGGCGAGACGCGCATCGGCGGCCGCATCCCCGTCAACCCCTCCGGCGGCCTCGAGTCGAAGGGCCATCCCATCGGCGCCACCGGGCTGGGCCAGATCCACGAGCTCGTCAAGCAACTGCGCGGCGAGGCGGGCGCACGCCAGGTGAACGGCGCGCGCACCGCCATCGCCGAAAACGGCGGCGGGCTGCACGGGATCGAGGAAGCGGTGGCCTGCATCACGATCCTCCAACGCGCGCAGCCCTGA
- a CDS encoding iron-containing alcohol dehydrogenase, giving the protein MTPAAGEFAVQAHERIVFGSPAGDAVLREAQRLGARRVFVVTNRSIAKLDQGPLQRLVDALGPLHAGTFAAMSAHSSSADVAGAALAARDAGADLLVALGGGSVIDGTKAAQLCLWQGLTTAEQVARLPEGAQDAVAPAPGAIRAIAVPTTFSGAEFTCTAAVNDEATRTKHVVSHRLLAPRSVVLDPAATLETPMGLLLATGLRAVDHAVESFCSPTAHAATEALSIQGLKLLARALPAIAKNPLDLAARHIGQMGVWQSVAPVAAGVGVGASHGIGYVLGGTYGVPHGETSCVLLPAVLRFNAPVNESRQRELAQAVGAPGDDLPGFIANLVTSLGLPGNLRAAGIARADLDDIAARALAYPAVLANPRAIRSAADVRRILEAAW; this is encoded by the coding sequence ATGACGCCCGCGGCCGGCGAGTTCGCCGTGCAGGCGCACGAGCGCATCGTGTTCGGAAGCCCCGCCGGCGACGCCGTGCTGCGCGAGGCGCAACGCCTTGGCGCGCGGCGTGTTTTCGTCGTCACCAACCGGTCGATCGCGAAGCTGGATCAAGGTCCGCTTCAACGGCTGGTGGATGCGCTCGGTCCGCTGCATGCCGGCACCTTCGCTGCCATGTCCGCGCACTCAAGCAGCGCGGATGTGGCGGGCGCGGCGCTGGCAGCCCGCGATGCCGGTGCGGACTTGCTGGTGGCCCTCGGTGGCGGCTCCGTCATCGACGGCACCAAGGCAGCGCAGTTGTGCCTGTGGCAAGGCCTGACCACGGCGGAGCAGGTCGCACGGTTGCCGGAAGGTGCGCAGGACGCCGTCGCGCCGGCGCCCGGGGCCATCCGCGCGATCGCCGTGCCGACGACGTTCTCCGGTGCGGAGTTCACCTGCACGGCCGCCGTCAACGACGAAGCGACACGCACCAAGCATGTCGTCTCGCACCGGCTCCTGGCGCCCCGCTCGGTCGTGCTGGACCCGGCGGCGACGCTGGAAACGCCGATGGGCCTGTTGCTCGCCACGGGCCTGCGGGCGGTCGACCATGCGGTCGAATCCTTCTGCTCGCCCACTGCCCATGCCGCGACGGAGGCGCTGTCGATCCAGGGACTGAAACTCCTGGCGCGAGCGCTGCCCGCGATCGCGAAGAACCCGCTGGACCTCGCGGCGCGCCACATCGGCCAGATGGGCGTGTGGCAGTCGGTCGCCCCGGTCGCCGCCGGCGTGGGTGTGGGCGCGAGCCACGGCATCGGCTACGTGCTCGGCGGGACCTACGGCGTTCCGCACGGGGAAACCTCCTGCGTGCTGCTGCCCGCCGTCCTGCGCTTCAACGCACCGGTGAATGAATCGCGGCAGCGCGAGCTCGCGCAAGCGGTGGGGGCGCCGGGGGATGACCTGCCCGGCTTCATCGCGAACCTGGTCACGAGCCTCGGCCTGCCGGGCAACCTGCGCGCCGCCGGGATCGCGCGGGCGGACCTCGATGACATCGCGGCCCGCGCCCTCGCCTATCCGGCGGTGCTCGCCAACCCGCGCGCCATCCGTTCGGCGGCCGACGTGCGCCGCATCCTGGAGGCCGCATGGTGA
- a CDS encoding Crp/Fnr family transcriptional regulator, with amino-acid sequence MRVLSLQEARALEANEWFGLLGDEVKADLLQHSAVLRLPAGRTVSSQGSVPEVWCAVAAGAVQVCTRSDAGAEVVLDLLEPGQWFGDVPLLSQRRLPYSVRTWQPSTLLLMRRNALLQVCARHPSLPPALAELNWELAQRIGQRACDQVETSTLQRTFGSLRALGQRFGTRVADGVRIEMPLTQSELARLAGSSRQRVNEALAQLQLQGRIRRGPGYIDLPQPR; translated from the coding sequence ATGCGCGTCCTCTCCCTGCAGGAGGCGCGCGCGCTCGAAGCCAACGAATGGTTCGGCCTGCTCGGCGACGAGGTGAAGGCCGACCTGCTGCAACACAGCGCCGTGCTGCGCCTGCCGGCCGGCCGCACGGTTTCGTCGCAAGGCAGCGTGCCCGAAGTGTGGTGCGCGGTGGCTGCAGGGGCCGTCCAGGTGTGCACCCGCAGCGACGCCGGCGCCGAAGTGGTGCTCGACCTGCTCGAGCCCGGCCAATGGTTCGGGGACGTGCCGTTGCTGTCGCAGCGCCGCCTGCCGTATTCCGTGCGCACCTGGCAGCCGTCGACGTTGCTGCTCATGCGGCGCAACGCCTTGCTGCAGGTGTGCGCCAGGCATCCGTCGCTGCCGCCGGCACTGGCCGAGCTCAACTGGGAGCTGGCGCAGCGCATCGGCCAGCGGGCATGCGACCAGGTGGAAACGTCCACCCTCCAGCGGACCTTCGGCAGCCTGCGCGCACTGGGCCAGAGGTTCGGAACGCGCGTGGCCGATGGCGTGCGCATCGAAATGCCGCTGACGCAATCCGAACTGGCGCGCCTGGCGGGCTCGAGCAGGCAGCGCGTCAACGAAGCCCTGGCGCAGTTGCAGCTGCAAGGGCGCATCCGTCGCGGGCCGGGTTACATTGACCTTCCGCAGCCGAGGTAG